taggtttgttttgggggtattgttttggtttttggtttgtttttttggggtatttgggtttggtttttgtcCGGGGgagttgttttttgtttttatttgtttgtttgttgagGTAGAAGGGAAGATGATAAGTCAGCAGCATGGCCTTTTGAAGGAAAGGGTTGAAGCTAGGGCTATATCTGACGTGTTTAGTGTTTGTGAAAGAAGTTACTAAATTCATTCCAGGTACTTGACACTTTtgcctgtgcagcaggaaagaaaGTTACTTTGCAGGGGTAGAAATCTGGGAAATACTAATGTGTGTTAAATTCACATAAATCATGTCCCACGGAGGCAGTGTAAAATTGAGTAAGTGATGACCTCAGGGGTTGGTAAATGTGCAATGCAACTTTTTTGAGTTATGCCCAGAGTGCCATACAACCATTTAGTAGTAGAATGGTTCACTAAGAATCAGGGTCAAGGCAGGGTTTGTTCTGCAGTTCTTCTGTAGAATTGCCCTGACTGATGTGCTCACTTCCTCAGAGACAAATGTTGAGCAATAGCAGTTCATTGTATTGAGAGCTTTCCTGGTGTTATCCACATTTCAGGATACTGACTTTAGTTTTTTACCTCCTGAACTGCAAACAAAATTGGCCAGGTAAGAAAGAGTCCTTGGAAACGAAAAGTTTAAGTAGTATGTAATAATCTGTCATTCAAAAAACAGCTTGCATTTACATTTTTGAGAATGCAAATTTGATCTTTGGAGATGAATGGATGTCATTGATgttaatattttcctctttttcctctctttcttctctttgtcGCTTTGTAGACCAGGACTCTTTCTCATATGTTGCCTAGAAGTGGAAACCCTGGCTATATCACTGGAGCACCACTGTTGATTGCAAACAGCGGTGCCAAGCAACATGTATCCTTTTTCTGCTATGAGTTTATGTTtatcactgggttttttttttttatttctgttactgTACTGTCTGAACTTTTGTAGTGCCCTACTAGGGATAAGGAGAAATATGGGGTGAGCAGATTGTTAAATGAGGTGAGTGTTGTATGTTGTCTGTTTATACTTTTGTTTGGCTTCTTGATATGCAGTCTGTCAGATGAGCATATTAAGGAGTGAAAGTGATGGAAGTTGTTCACAATTCCTCAGGCACACAGTACAATTTGGAAGGAATATGAGAACAGGCTGCAAAATCAGGTAACAACACACTCTGCAGTCATCCTTTCCAACAGTTGGAAGTTGTGGGCTCAGCATGTTTTTCTGTAGTCTCTCATGTACTGCTGTGGAGCCTTGGTCCTTCCCTGAGCTCACCGATGTCTCTACAGATGTTTCACATACTCCTAGGAGAACATGAATATAGGAAAGATGGTGGACTACTAGAATCATCTGAACATTGTGAAGGTCTTCTGGGACATTTTGAGTCTCTAGTCTGGCAATATGTCTTGGGCAAGAGTAGAGTTGAGGAATGAATCTTAAAAAGTGGTTGTTTTGATGATTTAGATTGTTCCTTTGACAGGGCAAGTGTAGGACCACTGATGCAATAAGATGGCTGAAGAGCTGTCAGTTTTCCTTATCATTATCCCTGccatatttttctcctttttcattgTTGAGAGGATTGAAACTACATCTGTTTAATACCAGTACTTCTTGACTCATTATAAGAGCAGAAGAAATACTTATTGCAAAGAAGGGATGTTGATagtggtttggatttttttttttcctggaaatcaCTTTCTTACAGGTgttcttttcttatttccagCCTATCCCCAATACTGGAAGACAGTAACTGTAGTTATATACAGCAGAAGTTATACAAGACTTTTCAGGGGATGAACAGAACAGAAGACTTTGCTGTAACTGGCAGTGCTCATTCAACCCAGACAGAAGAGTGGATGACCATTCTGATTGAGAACTGCAGTGTGGAGGTAATATGAATGCAAAAAGCcaactgtaaatatttatgttttcataTCTTTGTATTGCCTTGGGGAGGTGGGGGCATCTGGACTTTTTTTGTATAATGATCCTGTGACTCTCAGGGGTCTTAATATGTGAAAGCAGTCATTATGGTTCATATTATTAGAGTacttaacaaaaaaaacttcaaacCCAACAAACCCTGGCAGATTTCCTCTTTCTTGAATTCTGTTCCTGCTATTTAAATGGGCAAAAAGAGTTAAATACTGAATCCAGTGTTATATAATTTTCTGACAGCCTTTTGGAACTGATAGTAGCTGGCTACTTcctattaattattattataatcctttctgtttttccagagtAGGGAATATTTTTGTAGGGATATTTATATCCTATTATATTTCCTAATAAGGTTAAAGTTTGTGAGCCAATTGCATTGTAATAATTGTTAATCTGTAGGGGGATGCCTAAGTGGAATGTGAAAACCAAGAGGTAAAGCTGAGACAAATTCTAATTGGAACGGCGATGACAATGAGATGTATGTAGCTCCAGAATGGGTGATTGACATGACCAAAAGTTACAGAGATAGTACTGAAGTGAATGATTCAGATTCTGTGACCTGTGTTATCCAAAATATTAGACTTTGGCCATAATGGTCCTTTATCACTTTTAAAATACTATATTAAATTGATTagcatatattttattttcaggctgTGAATTGCACTTCCTGTTGTATGGTTCCTGTGGCCCTGGAGATACAGATACTGTGGGCTAAAGTGGGCCTCCTATCCAACCCACAAGCTCAAGTACTGGGTACACGGCACTTTTACCAGTGTCAGCCCCTCAAGGTATGGAATCAAAAACCCTCCCTCACATGCAGAGGTAGTTAAAGGGGGTTTACAGATTATTTAAGAATCAAGGAATCAAATGGTCTTGAAACTAAGTAAGTTGAGATTTAACAGTTGTTTTAACAGTTGTCTGGCTGCAATGGTAGCCTTCTATAGAGGAAGGTTGATTTGTGGTCTTTTCAGTACTGTCCTCACTCAGTTGTATTACTGGAAAAGATACCTTCTTTCCAACCCTGAACCACTTTCTGCCACTTAAGGACTCAATCTTTAAACTTCCAGTTATGGTTGGTATAAAGTTGTAGTTACAAACATGCAATAGCTCCATGTTTAATATTTAGTTGTCTCTTAAAGCCTTAATATGGGATTTGAGTTTAGTAATATTTCATAGACTCCACAGAATGCTGATAATCTGCAGAAGATTTCTGTTCCTCTAGAGCTTCTGAAATCACCAACAGGTAGCTGAGGAAGTAACTAATGCTGATGGCAGCATATTTGGAGAATTTGGGAGAGGAAGGCTGTAAGCCAGAGAGGGTATTCAAGGCTAGGTTGGATGGAGTTCTGAACTATCTGATCTAGTTGAAGGCATCCTTGCTCATCATAGAAGGCTTGAACCaggtgacctttaaaggtcccttccagcccagaccattctgtgattttgtgatgtCAGCAGGAAGGAATGTGTCAGCTAACATGACCACAGAGGACAATAAGCAGTCTTTTTCAACCATGGGTCAGTGGATCCCAttgtgatttgatttttttttttttttgatatcaCATAGTCTTTTggacagcagaaatatttcaaggcTTACACTTCTCTGTAAGGGCTTAGGGGAAGCAGCTGACACCCACCCAGTCATCTTCATGACTGTGAGGAGGGTATCTGTCTGATCTGTTAACTCTTTGAACTTCAGACGCAGTCTAAATGAGGTTTTACCATGAGATGCATTCAAACACTTGTTTGAATGCATCTCATGGTACCCTTTTGTTCTCCCTTCTTGCAAAATACATGAAGAGAAGAGGATAGGAAGATGTTTACCATCTAAAACTCATATTGCCCTGAGGCAGAGTGATACTCCCAccccatgaaaatattttttaaattgtctgtTACATGACTTCATTAACAAAACTTCTGTCTGAGGAAGAAGACTTATATTCCTAGTAAAAGTGTAGGGTGCAAATCCTTCAGGATTAGCTAATCAAGAAGAATGAGATTCAGATTTGATTTGCTTGAGCAACTGATGCTAATTACTTTGGGCCCTTAAGGTATATTGCAAATCTAATTATAAGAAAGCAAGTTTctgacagcaaaaaaaccccatgtcaTTAAAATCAGTAGTGATTCATCGGTGACATTACAAATCCACAATTTAGGATTGTTACTAAAGAGATTTTAGGGAAGGACCAACTTGCTCTATAGCCAGCAGTTATGAAGTGCACCTATTTGTAAGCATACTAGGCTGCACATTACTTTCAAATTATGCCACTTCCCAGCTTTAGCCTATAGATTCTCTAGCTGAGAACTATCCTTTAGTTCCTTTAATATTCTTTAGAGAAACTTTTTTAATTTAGACAACACTGCATCACTGGAAAGTTCCCTAAGTAATTGACCAGAAAACAGAGAACCCAGGGAAGACATCCCAATTTCCACACCCATCCACAATATCTGCTTACAATTATATTTGGACTTGATGAAAATAcaggacattttaaaatgatgtAGAGTTCTACAAGAGCATGCTGAAAGTTGCTTATGGTTGCCTTCTCCTAGCTGTTCAGGAGGGATTGTGTATGGAGTCTTTTTCCCTGCACTAATCTCTCTAATTTTAAGGCAATTTTTGAAGGTACAGACACTTAAATCAATCATCTTGAGGCTTCTTGTTGAGTAGGGCCTATTTTTGAGTGTGTTTATTCATTGATAGGAGAACTTATATCAGAATTGTTTGGGAAATTCTACTTGTAACTGCTCAGCAGTGGTGAATTGTGATCAAGGTCTGATCTGGCATGGAGGGCAAGAAGGTGTTAAACTGGCTGGAAGGAGGATTGTTAGGACACCTTGCAAGTGAGCAAAGTTTCCAGTGATGAGAGAAGAAATAACCTCAGCATTTTCTTGTAGCCATTTTGGAATGGGAACTGCTCAGGGGCCACCtttgggcagcagagcaggccaGGGGAACGAACCCACGGCAGTCTGAAGTGCCGCTTACTGATGCTCTCAGGACTGGTGCTGCAGATGCAAAGGTGCACAAGGAATCTGGTCATGATGCCTCTTGGCACACTCCCTATAGAACCAAGACTGTACTCAATGCATTGGtcattttgtttggttttttgtttggttggtttgtttgtttgtttgtttgtttttaatttaagcaCAGACGTATTTTTTAATTCACCTTGAGGGATGCCACAAAAATTCTCCACTAGGAGTCACAGTATTTTTAAGAGTCGTGAACTCTCTCTTGCAGATTGTTTTAATGCTTCCTACAGAATTTTGCTCTAAAGGCAATCTTTGAAATTCTTCTCAGGGAAGTGATTGAGGTGGTAATTTCACAGGTTGGCATAAACCAGTGCAAGCACAGAAGGTGTGCTGCTGGTAAATGCCCTCACAATGTTAGCACGCAGGGCTGGGAAGTGGGGCAGGGAGTGAGTTTTCTCTTTTGGCAGCAGCATGGTCTTAAATCACCCCAAGGTAGCCATGAAACTCCGTGCAGTTCAAAGAGCTAGTGTATTAGTTTTCTTACAACATTCCGTTAAAACAGAACAGACCTGAGGACTTAAAGGTTCAGTCCCCTGTGTGATCTTCAATGATCTGTCTCCTTCCTGAAACAACATCCTAAAATGTCAGCAATGAATTTATATTGTATTGGGTCCCTGCTTTAGTTTATTGACAGGATTGCATTTGTGGCAGTTCTTTCTGGTAGCAAGCACTTGTCCAAGGAGCCAGCTGatcttttataaaaattaaagctAGCTTGCATTTGTTCTAATTACTAACTAGCTGGTATGTCTTTCCTCTGAGTAGAAGGCTTACTGTAGCATACCTTAAGTCACTGCTGCCATTTTGGACCTGTCTAGCATACGATGCACAGTAGCTACTGATCTTTACTACACCCTCAATTTACCTGCCAAGTATTTTGGGAAAGAGGTCTTATTGCTAGGACACTTAATTCTTATCATCCCAAAGACATCATGCTTGCCAGTCATTTACAGTGAGTCCCTATTAGAAAATTGAAGAGGGGTATGCCTTTTGTATTAAGACTGCTAAACTCTTTTTGCTTCCCTTCTTGCTGCAGTTTCTAAACATGAGCATGGTACCTGTGACAACTGTTGTTACCTTCACTGACCTGACGGATTGGCCAGAACCTCCACGAGGCCAGCCCCAAATGCACTGGAAGCTTCCATTTGATATCTTTTTTCCATTCAAGGTAGCCCTAAATGTAGAAAGAATTTACAGAGGTGATCTGGCTGGGTATTTATTGTTGATTCTAATAATGTCtagtattttctgcttttgaaatagATGGAGACTGTATTTAAAGTGTGTTGAGTGAATTGATATATTCAGGATATGACCCAGATGATGGACTTTTGTCATCAGGATTTTATACCATTTCTGTGATATCTGTGTGCCTTCTGTTCTTGGATTAAGCCATGTGGGCTGCTTGTCCTCCATGTTCCTGTTCTTTGTACGTGAAGCATCTGTGAACATCATTGCAGTGACACACTTGAGAAATGTAGAGATCCAGGGACATTGCTTTAATGAGGGACAAGGAAGAGAACGTGAAAACTATTATTCCGTCTTCCCAGAAGCCAAGAATGCTCTCTAAACCAGGGAGTATGGAGAGAGAAGCAAAGTTCAGTCAAAGGATTTTGGACCTGCTTTCAGTTGGAGAAGCATCTGATTTTGGAGCTGCTTTCCTGTTGGAGAAGCATTTGATTTTTCTATGTGAAACTAattgaacatttaaaatacaggaGCTCTCCCAGGTGGCCTGAATTCTTATTTTATAAGTAAACTTGTGTGCCAGTCACCCCTAACCTGTCCTTGTTAGATGATGATAACCGCACTTCTGTGACATTTTTTGAATCTTgcatttttgtgtcttttcaaATACAGATATTCAGTTTTCATTGTTTAATCACTTTTTACATTAGCAACACTGTTGCACAGAGCAAAGCAATTGTGAATGCTCTGAAATACAGTTGAATTTTAGTGGTTTGTCAAAGCATCTTcctgatcttttttttcccgCCTGGAAGAAATGGGCCTGAATAGACTTTTTCCTAGATAACAAACATTCTCTTGTTCCAGATAGGAACTGAACTGAAAATGATAACTACTGAAATTAGTAGCAGATCAGAGAGACTTGTGAATAGTTCTGAAGCTAAAACATtgaatattttaggaaaatatgTAGTTGTATTGAGACTGAAGCTTGCTGCGATACCTTACCTCTGGCTCATTCTCTGGGACTAGGAAATAAGTCTAGTGTTTTTGAAGTTAAAGGTGGTCTGATTATCTAGGCTTGTTCCAGGAAGCTGTTGGatgaaagtatatttttttaGCAAAATTTTTTAGCAaaaggttttattatttatcttcAGATGACGGAAAAATCTGCCCCATCTGATGCCAAGTACTTCAATGGAATCAATAAAGGCCAAAAATTTCAGAGcctagttttaaaaaaatgtatttgtttcttttgtacCTATACTGCACATAGCAACTCTGTTGCTTCTCCTCATTACAAACttataaaagaatgcaaaaataaactgaaaaactAGTAATTAGGATATCAAAGGAGATAACACAAGTAAAACTAAACTACAACCCATCTAAAAGCTTCTGGGTTAATGTCACATGTTTATCTTTGTCCTTATTTGCATGGTTTATTACTGAGAACGAATTCTGTGCAAGTGTCTTCAGTGTCTGTTGATTCCTATTCTGGGGCAGCCCAACCAAGCTGGTGTGAACATTCACAGCTTTGTGCATTCCAGTATTATACAGGACTGTACTGTTACACAGCAACAACCTTTGATTTTTAGGTGTGgctaaaaaaaatcaaaggttGTGATTCTCAGATGTGTGGCTTCTCAGATGTGCCTGTAATacttttgaaaagcttttctcAGAACACATTTATCGTGTGTCCCATGTCCTCTCATGTCCCTAATTTGTGGAATCCAGGAAATTAATTAAGAGGTGACAGTAACTGAATTACAAAGGGTTAGCTGGAGAAACTTCCCAAATATAACATGCTAAATGTGTTGGGATAGATAGGGCTTGAATGAAAAGTATCTGGCATCCATGTTTTACCATTAGTGAGGTAATTCAGTTAGGTATAACCATAGAGATACTGTTTGCTCTATGGGCTGCAAATACATGAAATGCTGTAAGAATGCATCACCTTTTATACTGTAGTTATCTGAGCTCCAACATCCTATTTTTTAGCTCATGTTTGTCTCCTTTCACATTTTgtcaaagcaagaaaaaagagctCTAAAGAGCCGTGTCCATATTCTGGTCCAGCCTGAATAAAGGCATATTCAAATTCTAGCCACACGACAGCAGTGCTTGTGGGTTTAGAATCTGCACTTTGCTATGGCAGTGCATTTTCATGTCTACTTtatcatgttttgtttttccccctgcttGATCTGAAATAGCCTGTGTTGCAATTAAATATCAGGCAACATTATGACACTGTCACACACAAGGCAGACTCATATGTCAGATGTACAGGAATGGAGAGTTTGTACTCCATGTCCAAGGGCTGAGACAAAACTTTTTCTGCTGCCAGCATTCTAGCTAGACCCATCTTTCCAGTATCTCCCTTTTTTGAGGTAGTAGGTCTGTTTTTACACTGTCCGAGTGAAGACGATCTTAGTAGGTAgtttttaaagtcctttccaaaCATAGCCCTCGTTTCTGTAGAAGAcgtaattttaaatttcaaagcAGGAGCAATTGTAGAAGCCGGGGGCGGGGCGGTGCGGGGCCGGAAGCGACGGGAGACACTGGCCAGCCGGGCCGCGCCGTGCAGAGCCGGGCGGGTGAGTGGGGACGGGCCGAGCCgaacccagccaggctgggcagcgCCGAGCTGAGCTGGCCACGGCAGCCTCGGCCGTGCCCCGAGCGGGGAAGTGGACTGGGCGTCGGGCGCTGCGTTGCGGCTCGGCTCCGGCGGGCGGAGGTGGCGGAGGGAGCGCCGGGGTTCCCCGGCGTCGGGGCGGTCCCGTGCTGGGTGGTGCCCGCCCTTCGTCCGTGCTGCGCGTTCCCTTTCGCGTGGAGAACTGGGCGCGGCTGCTGTGTCGCTCGTGATAGAAGGTTGGGGGCTCTGGAGGGAAAGAAGTGAGTTCAGCCTTTGAGCTGGCGGGGTGCACCGCGCACCGCCGATCTCTCGGACCCCGCAGactctccagagctgcacagatTCGGGGTCGCTTTTTCTCGGCGGTCTCAGAGCGTTACTGCTGCCGGGAGTTCCCGGCAGTGTGAAATTGCTGTTTGATGCCCTGCGAGCGCCCGACGAACTGGTAAGAGCTGCACGGGCCTCATCCATCCGGAGATcggggagagcagagctgttgcTCCTGtgaaggtttctttttctttgccgGTCTCTTGTGCCTACTTACAAGATTTCTTCATGCCCAAAGAAAGTATTTAAACCCTCCTGACACTTGCATGATAGCTAACAGTCACTCCCTAGGTTTTGACCCCACTTTGTGATAAGCCTGTGTTCTTCACATACTGTTTCTTCACAGTAGACAGAACAGGGTCAGataagaggtttttttaagtaatcTGATAGCTCTCTGGAAAGAGTAATCAAACTCTAGATAATGGAGACTTAAGCAAAGCTTAAATGGTTTACCAGAATTATTTGACAACTGTGTCCATATTATGAAGTCaagagttttaatttttcaaat
Above is a genomic segment from Serinus canaria isolate serCan28SL12 chromosome 6, serCan2020, whole genome shotgun sequence containing:
- the TCTN3 gene encoding tectonic-3 isoform X2, translated to MTDPALDAASYYHDFTVLKVPINDTVMPSMKVNVTAVSPPGAPHMKDNTCINVVSEVIYEIEYSGTSGIQSVSVQFKVSNISVNSRSSLQQHFTMHFWTRTLSHMLPRSGNPGYITGAPLLIANSGAKQHMSILRSESDGSCSQFLRHTVQFGRNMRTGCKISLSPILEDSNCSYIQQKLYKTFQGMNRTEDFAVTGSAHSTQTEEWMTILIENCSVEAVNCTSCCMVPVALEIQILWAKVGLLSNPQAQVLGTRHFYQCQPLKFLNMSMVPVTTVVTFTDLTDWPEPPRGQPQMHWKLPFDIFFPFKVALNVERIYRGDLAGYLLLILIMSSIFCF